One Eptesicus fuscus isolate TK198812 chromosome 11, DD_ASM_mEF_20220401, whole genome shotgun sequence genomic region harbors:
- the CHRNG gene encoding acetylcholine receptor subunit gamma, whose amino-acid sequence MHRGQGQLFLLPLLAICLGAQGRNQEERLLADLMHSYNPLLRPAQRDADVVNVSLKLTLTNLISLNEREEALTTNVWIEMQWCDYRLRWDPQDYEGLWVLRVPSTMVWRPDVVLENNVDGVFEVALYCNVLVSPDGCVYWLPPAIFRSSCPVSVTYFPFDWQNCSLIFQSQTYSTNEINLQLSQEDGQTIEWIFIDPEAFTENGEWAIRHRPAKMFLDAAAPAEEAGHQKVVFYLLIQRKPLFYVINIIAPCVLISSVAILIYFLPAKAGGQKCTVAINVLLAQTVFLFLVAKKVPETSQAVPLISKYLTFLLVVTILIVVNAVVVLNVSLRSPHTHSMARGVRKVFLRLLPQLLRMHVRPPAPAAVQDARPRLQNGSSSGWSISGGEEAALCLPRSELLFRQRQRNGLVRAALEKLEKGLEPGQSQVLCGSLKQATPAIQACVEACNFIARAQHQRNHFDSGNEEWFLVGRVLDRVCFLAMLSLFVCGTAGIFFVAHYNRVPALPFPGDPHPYLPSPD is encoded by the exons ATGCACAGGGGTCAGGGGCAGCTGTTCCTCCTGCCGCTGCTGGCTATCTGCCTGG GAGCCCAGGGCCGGAACCAGGAGGAGCGTCTGCTGGCCGACCTGATGCACAGCTACAACCCCCTCCTGCGGCCTGCTCAGCGGGATGCGGACGTGGTCAACGTCAGCCTGAAGCTCACCCTCACCAACCTCATCTCCCTG AATGAGCGAGAGGAGGCCCTTACCACCAACGTCTGGATAGAGATG cagTGGTGCGACTATCGCCTTCGCTGGGACCCGCAGGACTACGAAGGCCTGTGGGTGCTGAGGGTGCCGTCCACCATGGTGTGGCGGCCGGATGTCGTGCTGGAGAACAA CGTGGACGGCGTCTTCGAGGTGGCCCTCTACTGCAACGTGCTCGTGTCTCCTGACGGCTGCGTCTACTGGCTGCCACCTGCCATCTTCCGCTCCTCCTGCCCCGTCTCTGTCACCTACTTCCCCTTCGACTGGCAGAACTGCTCCCTCATCTTCCA GTCCCAGACCTACAGCACCAATGAGATCAATTTGCAGCTGAGCCAGGAAGATGGTCAGACCATCGAGTGGATTTTCATCGACCCCGAGGCCTTCACAG AGAATGGAGAGTGGGCCATCCGGCATCGGCCGGCCAAGATGTTCCTGGACGCTGCGGCCCCGGCAGAGGAGGCGGGCCACCAGAAGGTGGTCTTCTACCTGCTCATCCAGCGCAAGCCCCTCTTCTACGTCATCAACATCATCGCGCCCTGTGTACTCATCTCCTCCGTCGCCATCCTCATCTACTTCCTTCCTGCCAAGG CGGGTGGCCAGAAGTGTACCGTTGCCATCAACGTGCTCCTGGCCCAGACTGTCTTCCTCTTTCTCGTGGCTAAGAAGGTGCCTGAGACCTCCCAGGCAGTGCCACTCATCAGCAA gTACCTGACCTTCCTCCTGGTGGTGACCATCCTCATTGTTGTGAATGCTGTGGTCGTGCTCAACGTGTCCTTGcggtccccccacacacactccatgGCCCGCGGGGTCCGAAAG GTGTTCCTGCGGCTCTTGCCCCAGCTGCTGCGGATGCACGTGCGCCCGCCGGCCCCAGCGGCGGTGCAGGATGCCCGGCCCAGGCTCCAGAATGGCTCCTCCTCAGGGTGGTCAATCTCAGGTGGGGAGGAGGCGGCCCTCTGCCTGCCTCGCAGTGAACTCCTCTTCCGGCAGCGGCAGCGCAATGGGCTGGTGAGGGCAGCGCTGGAGAAACTAG AGAAAGGCCTGgagccagggcagagccaggtgtTGTGTGGGAGCCTGAAGCAGGCTACCCCAGCCATCCAGGCCTGTGTGGAAGCCTGCAACTTCATTGCCCGTGCCCAACACCAGCGGAATCACTTTGACAGT GGGAACGAGGAGTGGTTCTTAGTGGGCCGTGTGCTGGACCGTGTCTGCTTCCTGGCCATGCTCTCCCTCTTTGTCTGTGGCACTGCCGGCATCTTCTTCGTGGCGCACTACAACCGGGTGCCCGCCTTGCCATTCCCTGGAGACcctcacccctacctgccctcgcCTGACTGA